The nucleotide window AAGAGGCCGTCGAATTGGCCGAGCTGCACAGGCCTGATCTGGTGATCATGGACGTGAAGATGCCCCGCCGGGATGGGATCGACGCTGCGTCTGAGATCGCCAGCAAGCGCATCGCCCCAATCGTGGTGCTCACCGCGTTCAGTCAGCGCGACCTGGTCGAACGTGCTCGGGACGCCGGAGCGATGGCGTACCTGGTGAAGCCGTTCACCGTGAGCGACCTGATTCCGGCCATCGAACTGGCGGTCAGCCGTTTCCGAGAGATCACGGCGCTGGAAAACGAGGTTGCCACGCTGTCCGACCGCCTGGAAACCCGCAAGCTGGTCGAACGTGCCAAGGGCTTGCTGCAGGCCAAGCAGGGCATGACCGAGCCGGAGGCGTTCAAGTGGATTCAGCGGGCGGCCATGGATCGCCGGACCACCATGAAGCGGGTGGCCGAGGTGGTCTTGGAAACCCTGGACCCGCCCAACGACGCCTAGCCCGG belongs to Mycobacterium basiliense and includes:
- a CDS encoding ANTAR domain-containing response regulator, with the protein product MTGPTTDAAAAVPTRRVLIAEDEALIRMDLAEMLREEGYDIVGEAGDGQEAVELAELHRPDLVIMDVKMPRRDGIDAASEIASKRIAPIVVLTAFSQRDLVERARDAGAMAYLVKPFTVSDLIPAIELAVSRFREITALENEVATLSDRLETRKLVERAKGLLQAKQGMTEPEAFKWIQRAAMDRRTTMKRVAEVVLETLDPPNDA